A genomic region of Lytechinus pictus isolate F3 Inbred chromosome 2, Lp3.0, whole genome shotgun sequence contains the following coding sequences:
- the LOC129254155 gene encoding nudC domain-containing protein 1-like produces MSRIEMAAACSEVLRVNRDLLDSQFDGYKLSLDPLPIYSISVKSGVDEVKLRNEEYTLQHMQAFGLTNYLSGDLWNPNCVYFIDSDWRLMQHRIVLESQPSEPVAVFTIPEGATRRAASRHSVSLGFPSSDLCVLSDGVGHLYILETGCRDQFEPSQWKVIFKREVCNGAPAILQDSMCRVKESEIQVDCVLLHVEKTAPVQENGDTHTAKSDYETYLEWITLKKTTDQSQFEVENSRQLKGKTAPVYCGLEEGAGGLFLASETDFTIISDSLHPVKEEVNDEIEKEEEETPLPQFTWTQTGEDITLTFIVPETVSKPDIHMVMEADRIDISIKNGKELLSGALYRLIDISCCTWTLDKRKLEVMLSKEDEGFMWTEVVVGDTRGEYVVDPDQAREIHERLAHLTSDAMGPDPSGNIGGKPGISPQDLEECDMNVENEVCIYRIDGKKHTISHKVCISSHQRLFQARLQSNHPPCICLRHDVDGIVWQPRPVTAESPSPWHHESTFNALGYVQASKRNCKFASCAPDMSYCVLCDCSKHAYIYRQPADIPSPLRNRKSGRVVGQIAKQQVVSLDASDDILGLQATNERLFILTSKKLYVIRVKVE; encoded by the exons GGGTTGATGAAGTGAAGCTTAGAAATGAAGAGTACACATTACAACACATGCAAGCCTTTGGTTTAACTAATTACCTGTCTGGTGACCTGTGGAATCCAAACTGTGTCTACTTCATTGATTCAGACTGGAGGCTCATGCAGCACAGGATTGTTCTG GAATCGCAACCGAGTGAACCAGTGGCTGTCTTCACCATTCCAGAGGGAGCGACGCGAAGGGCAGCATCAAGACACAGCGTATCACTGGGCTTCCCATCATCCGATCTCTGTGTGTTATCTGATGGCGTCGGACACCTCTACATACTGGAGACTGGTTGCAGAGACCAATTTGAACCGTCTCAATGGAAG GTGATATTCAAGAGAGAAGTGTGTAACGGTGCTCCAGCTATCCTGCAGGATAGTATGTGCAGAGTGAAGGAGTCTGAGATCCAGGTGGACTGTGTGTTGCTCCATGTGGAGAAGACTGCTCCTGTGCAGGAGAATGGAGATACCCATACAGCGAAGAGTGATTATGAAACATACCTGGAGTGGATCACCTTGAAAAAGACAACGG ACCAATCCCAATTCGAGGTTGAAAATAGCAGACAGCTGAAAGGAAAGACAGCGCCGGTCTACTGTGGATTGGAAGAAGGAGCCGGGGGTTTGTTTCTTGCGAGTGAAACAGATTTTACAATCATCTCAGACTCTCTGCATCCTGTCAAAGAAGAAGTTAACGATGAGATTGAGAAGGAAGAAGAGG aaactccATTGCCCCAGTTCACATGGACGCAGACCGGGGAAGACATCACCCTCACGTTCATCGTCCCAGAAACCGTCTCCAAGCCTGATATTCACATGGTCATGGAGGCAGATCGGATAGATATCAGTATCAAAAATGGTAAAGAGCTCCTGTCTGGCGCCCTCTATAGGTTGATCGATATCTCCTGCTGTACATGGACCCTTGATAAACGCAA GTTGGAAGTGATGTTATCCAAGGAAGATGAAGGGTTTATGTGGACTGAGGTAGTGGTCGGGGACACGAGAGGAGAGTATGTGGTAGATCCTGACCAAGCAAGAGAGATCCATGAAAGACTGGCTCACCTCACCTCTGATGCAATG GGTCCTGACCCAAGTGGCAACATTGGAGGCAAACCAGGAATAAGTCCTCAAGACTTAGAGGAATGTGATATGAATGTGGAGAATGAAGTATGCATCTATAGAATAGATGGCAAGAAACACACGATATCACACAAG GTTTGTATTTCAAGTCACCAACGTCTATTCCAAGCAAGGCTGCAATCTAATCACCCACCCTGTATCTGTCTTCGCCATGATGTTGATGGCATCGTCTGGCAACCCAGACCTGTAACGGCTGAATCGCCATCACCATGGCATCACGAGTCCACCTTCAATGCCTTGGGGTACGTTCAGGCTTCAAAGAGGAATTGCAAGTTTGCCAGCTGTGCTCCAGACATGTCGTACTGCGTCCTGTGCGACTGCTCAAAGCATGCATACATCTACAGACAGCCGGCGGACATTCCCAGTCCACTGAGGAACCGTAAGAGTGGACGCGTGGTTGGACAGATAGCCAAGCAGCAGGTCGTCAGTCTGGACGCGAGTGATGACATTCTTGGACTGCAAGCGACCAATGAGAGACTGTTCATCTTGACCAGTAAGAAGCTGTATGTCATTAGGGTCAAGGTTGAATGA